One window of the Candidatus Izemoplasmatales bacterium genome contains the following:
- a CDS encoding 1-acyl-sn-glycerol-3-phosphate acyltransferase produces MTFKERILHQLLAAYYRPRYRFQYRFTDFDPKRQDPYILVGNHTCLLDGQFHSMPLDKYPYPVINSFVFSNGFMNFVLRKLITSIPKRKGQMDVTTIRAIMETLKNGRGVMIFPEGNSSYFGKESPIMPGTAKFLKKMKKDVVFCKTQGGYLSRPRWSDKGIPNGLFDVHYYTLFTSDQLETMTVEEIDVRLAEEMRFNDFDWNREQRHRYVGKHRAVGVERFVYVCPKCGGWQTLSGRGSAIHCAKCGEIARFNEYSLIEGLPFDNLVDWDRLQKTKLPEIVKTQLRSSGEMYDVDTATYRKKSLGRMSVSLWNNILRIWNKRRRYDIPLAEIAGLVLTRKDELSFDVGEKTYFFKFKDPMLFLDAINLLKGAA; encoded by the coding sequence ATGACATTCAAAGAACGGATCCTGCATCAACTGCTCGCGGCGTATTACCGCCCCCGCTATCGATTCCAATACAGGTTCACCGATTTCGATCCCAAGCGTCAGGATCCGTACATCCTTGTAGGGAACCACACCTGTCTGCTCGATGGGCAGTTTCACAGCATGCCGCTCGACAAGTACCCGTATCCCGTCATCAATTCGTTCGTCTTCTCGAACGGGTTCATGAACTTCGTGTTGAGGAAACTGATTACATCGATTCCGAAACGGAAGGGACAGATGGACGTCACGACCATTCGGGCGATCATGGAGACGCTCAAGAACGGCCGCGGCGTCATGATCTTTCCGGAAGGGAATTCGTCCTATTTCGGGAAAGAGAGCCCGATCATGCCGGGCACTGCGAAATTTCTGAAGAAGATGAAGAAGGACGTCGTCTTCTGCAAGACGCAGGGCGGCTATCTGAGTCGCCCGCGATGGTCGGACAAGGGGATTCCGAATGGGCTGTTCGACGTCCATTACTATACGCTCTTCACCTCCGACCAGCTCGAGACGATGACCGTCGAGGAGATCGACGTCCGGCTCGCCGAGGAGATGCGCTTTAACGATTTCGACTGGAATCGCGAGCAGCGCCATCGCTATGTCGGCAAGCATCGCGCCGTCGGCGTCGAACGGTTCGTCTACGTCTGCCCGAAATGCGGCGGGTGGCAGACGCTTTCCGGACGCGGCTCCGCCATCCATTGCGCCAAATGCGGCGAAATCGCCCGCTTCAACGAGTACAGCCTGATCGAAGGGCTGCCGTTCGACAATCTCGTCGACTGGGACCGTCTTCAGAAAACGAAGCTTCCCGAGATCGTCAAGACCCAGCTTCGCTCTTCGGGAGAGATGTACGACGTGGATACGGCCACCTACCGGAAGAAGTCGCTCGGCAGGATGTCGGTTTCGCTTTGGAACAACATCCTCCGCATCTGGAACAAGCGCCGCCGCTACGACATCCCGCTCGCCGAGATCGCCGGACTGGTCCTGACCCGAAAGGACGAACTGTCCTTCGACGTCGGCGAGAAGACCTACTTCTTCAAGTTCAAGGATCCGATGCTTTTCCTCGACGCCATCAATCTACTCAAAGGAGCCGCGTGA
- a CDS encoding VIT1/CCC1 transporter family protein, whose product MNQMPDNVRKTLKFFQKGEITEHHVYMNIANRMKDPHNKEVLLNIAAQEKAHYEIWTKVLGEPAVPNKRRVRWYTFLARTLGYTFALKMMEKGEGRAKVAYDEIARYVPEAAHIAQEEDAHENDLINMLDEERLNYVGSMVLGLNDALVELTGALAGLTLALSSQPQLISLSGLVTGIAASFSMAASEYLSSKADNQPNALKSAIYTGVAYIITVAILITPYLLLSPFLALGVMLLSAVLIIFAFNFYISVAKDYNFKQRFFSMAAISLGVAAFSFFVGYLVKMVLGIDA is encoded by the coding sequence ATGAACCAGATGCCCGACAACGTCAGAAAGACCCTGAAGTTCTTCCAGAAGGGTGAAATCACCGAACACCACGTCTACATGAACATCGCCAACCGGATGAAGGATCCCCACAACAAGGAAGTCCTCTTGAACATCGCCGCTCAGGAAAAGGCGCATTACGAGATCTGGACGAAGGTTCTGGGGGAACCAGCCGTTCCGAACAAACGCCGCGTCCGCTGGTACACCTTTCTGGCCCGGACGCTCGGCTACACGTTCGCCCTGAAGATGATGGAAAAGGGCGAAGGAAGGGCGAAAGTCGCCTACGACGAGATCGCCAGGTACGTCCCCGAGGCCGCCCACATCGCGCAAGAGGAGGACGCCCACGAGAACGACCTCATCAACATGCTCGACGAAGAACGGCTCAACTACGTCGGCTCGATGGTCCTCGGCCTCAACGACGCGCTCGTCGAATTGACCGGCGCCCTCGCCGGCCTGACGCTCGCGCTTTCGAGCCAGCCGCAGCTGATCAGCCTTTCCGGACTCGTCACCGGCATCGCGGCGAGCTTCTCGATGGCAGCCAGCGAATACCTCTCCTCGAAGGCCGACAACCAGCCGAACGCGCTCAAGTCGGCGATCTATACCGGCGTCGCCTACATCATCACCGTCGCGATCCTGATCACGCCGTACCTGCTGCTCAGCCCGTTCCTCGCGCTCGGCGTGATGCTCCTGTCCGCGGTTCTGATCATCTTCGCATTCAATTTCTACATCTCCGTCGCGAAGGACTACAACTTCAAGCAGCGTTTCTTCTCGATGGCCGCGATCTCGCTCGGCGTCGCCGCGTTCTCCTTCTTCGTCGGGTATCTCGTCAAGATGGTGCTCGGCATCGACGCCTGA
- a CDS encoding TPM domain-containing protein codes for MNRIKSVVFLVLIAVGIVYLVGSCSKDEYPRPTAAYYLNDYADALSGAAELYIVNEGEDLYEDTLDLTDGGAQIVVATFLLEEGQSAADYDRTEILRQWKIGKNDMGILILLLYEEGDLSPVLVDAQIEAGYHVEAYPFAYDLNDYLDAADLFEEEIGAFETEKRIMQVYFSVLEGLYRDVYDTELIWDLDDYDVDYEVYFSYETVDSSLPMSIIAYLFSPYLDWGSTIGSIAVAVICFGLLGGFVKNIGGGGSSGGFGFRRRR; via the coding sequence ATGAATCGAATCAAGAGCGTCGTCTTTCTCGTCCTGATCGCCGTCGGGATCGTCTACCTGGTCGGATCATGCTCGAAGGACGAGTATCCCCGGCCGACGGCGGCCTATTATCTGAACGATTACGCCGACGCCCTTTCCGGAGCCGCCGAACTCTACATCGTGAACGAAGGCGAGGACCTCTACGAAGACACGCTCGACCTCACCGACGGCGGCGCCCAGATCGTCGTCGCGACCTTCCTTCTCGAGGAGGGACAATCGGCCGCCGACTACGATCGGACCGAGATCCTGCGCCAGTGGAAGATCGGCAAGAACGACATGGGCATCCTGATCCTGCTCCTCTATGAGGAGGGGGATCTTTCTCCGGTCCTCGTCGACGCCCAGATCGAGGCGGGCTATCACGTCGAGGCTTATCCGTTCGCCTACGACCTGAACGACTACCTCGACGCCGCGGACCTGTTCGAGGAGGAGATCGGCGCCTTCGAGACCGAGAAGCGGATCATGCAGGTCTACTTCAGCGTCCTCGAAGGGCTGTATCGCGACGTCTACGACACCGAATTGATCTGGGATCTCGACGACTACGACGTCGATTACGAAGTCTACTTTTCCTACGAAACCGTGGATTCCTCGCTCCCGATGAGCATCATCGCCTACCTGTTCTCGCCCTATCTCGACTGGGGATCGACGATCGGTTCGATCGCCGTCGCGGTCATCTGCTTCGGACTGCTGGGCGGCTTCGTCAAGAACATCGGCGGCGGCGGATCGTCGGGCGGCTTCGGTTTCCGCCGGCGGCGCTGA
- a CDS encoding LemA family protein: MKKILAIVVAVLGILVVTVAITLITGYNGLVESEAKIHANESQIEIRLQERHDMLGQLIAAVGGLQEHEQAIYDAIVSARGLYDNAVESGDPDAVIAADAAEAQALSDFLAYVVVEDNPELTVDDAYYELMDAIELTEGMLAVARYDYNQSVLAYNVDVRKFPKVLYASMFGFAGSYEYWKMNGGADEIPVVDFE; the protein is encoded by the coding sequence ATGAAAAAGATCTTAGCAATCGTCGTCGCCGTCCTCGGCATCCTCGTCGTCACCGTCGCGATCACCCTGATCACCGGCTACAACGGACTCGTGGAGAGCGAGGCCAAGATCCACGCGAATGAGTCGCAGATCGAGATCCGGCTGCAGGAGCGCCACGACATGCTCGGTCAGCTGATCGCCGCCGTCGGCGGCCTGCAGGAACACGAGCAGGCGATCTACGACGCGATCGTCTCCGCCCGCGGGCTCTACGACAACGCCGTCGAGTCGGGCGATCCCGACGCCGTGATCGCCGCCGACGCCGCCGAAGCCCAGGCCCTTTCCGACTTCCTCGCCTATGTCGTCGTCGAGGACAATCCCGAACTCACGGTCGACGATGCCTATTACGAACTGATGGATGCGATCGAGCTCACCGAAGGCATGCTGGCGGTAGCGCGGTACGACTACAACCAATCCGTCCTCGCCTACAACGTCGACGTGCGGAAATTCCCGAAGGTGCTGTACGCGTCGATGTTCGGATTCGCGGGATCCTACGAATACTGGAAGATGAACGGCGGCGCGGATGAGATTCCCGTCGTCGACTTCGAATGA
- a CDS encoding Ig-like domain-containing protein — protein MRRTLPRKLVMLIIFGSMAVLFTATMLLITFLPEKVDFEAVADTVTTAEDTATNVTVLANDLGADPADITISTFTQPEHGYVIKYAQGLRYTPYTNFFGTDSFSYTIQNPAGDTSTTTVTVTVTATNDDPRAYNDYVACDQNGSIVIDVAANDTDQDGDDLVVAGFTHPDHGTVRIDEDNHIVYTPDPDFVGSDSFTYDIEDPVGANDRGRVTVSVEAVE, from the coding sequence ATGCGTAGAACACTACCCCGCAAACTGGTCATGCTCATCATCTTCGGCTCAATGGCCGTCCTCTTCACGGCGACGATGCTTCTGATCACCTTCCTGCCCGAAAAAGTCGATTTCGAAGCGGTCGCAGATACCGTCACCACCGCCGAGGATACCGCGACCAACGTCACCGTCCTGGCCAACGACCTCGGTGCGGATCCGGCGGACATCACGATCTCCACGTTCACCCAGCCCGAGCACGGCTATGTGATCAAATATGCGCAGGGACTCCGCTATACCCCCTACACCAACTTCTTCGGAACCGACAGCTTCAGTTATACGATCCAGAATCCGGCCGGCGACACGAGTACGACGACCGTCACCGTCACCGTCACGGCGACGAACGACGATCCGAGGGCATACAACGACTACGTTGCCTGCGACCAGAACGGTTCGATCGTCATCGACGTCGCCGCCAACGATACCGACCAGGACGGCGACGATCTTGTCGTCGCCGGCTTCACCCATCCGGATCACGGAACCGTCCGGATCGACGAGGACAACCATATCGTCTATACTCCCGATCCCGATTTTGTCGGTTCCGATTCCTTCACCTACGACATCGAGGATCCCGTCGGGGCGAACGACCGCGGTCGCGTCACGGTGAGCGTCGAAGCCGTCGAATGA
- a CDS encoding ABC transporter ATP-binding protein, translating into MNRIACEGVVKNYENGKVTVNVLRAIDLTIDEAEFVGITGPSGSGKTTLLYVLSGLERPTSGTVRLFGKDTVEYTDGELVGLRQRKIGFVFQFYNLIPNLKVRENVELAAVLAGNRNAARIDAVLDMVGMLDRKNGYPNELSGGMQQRVAIARALVNDPDVIFADEPTGNLDSVSAAEVMAILRDLHRDHGKTIVLVTHGEEFLKYCTRNVRLADGKVVRDVRLDRV; encoded by the coding sequence ATGAATCGGATCGCGTGCGAAGGCGTCGTCAAGAACTATGAAAACGGGAAAGTGACCGTCAACGTCCTCCGCGCCATCGACCTGACCATCGACGAAGCCGAGTTCGTCGGCATCACCGGTCCGTCCGGATCCGGCAAGACGACGCTTCTCTACGTCCTGTCGGGACTCGAACGCCCGACTTCGGGGACCGTCAGGCTCTTCGGAAAAGACACCGTCGAGTACACGGACGGCGAACTTGTCGGCCTGCGGCAGCGAAAGATCGGATTCGTCTTCCAGTTCTACAACCTGATCCCGAACCTGAAGGTGCGCGAGAACGTGGAACTCGCGGCCGTCCTCGCGGGCAACCGCAATGCCGCCCGGATCGACGCGGTCCTCGACATGGTCGGGATGCTCGATCGCAAGAACGGCTATCCGAACGAACTGTCCGGGGGAATGCAGCAGCGGGTCGCGATCGCGCGCGCCCTGGTGAACGACCCGGACGTCATCTTCGCCGACGAACCGACCGGCAATCTCGATTCCGTCAGCGCTGCCGAGGTGATGGCGATCCTCAGGGACCTTCACCGCGACCACGGAAAGACGATCGTACTCGTGACCCATGGGGAGGAATTCCTCAAGTACTGTACCCGCAACGTCCGTCTCGCCGACGGAAAGGTCGTCAGGGATGTTCGCCTCGATCGGGTTTGA
- a CDS encoding tryptophanase produces the protein MDSRYALPPYRIKMIEPIRQTTREERVRKLAEAGYNVFQLRSEDVFIDLLTDSGTGAMSHFQWAALMIGDEAYAGSASFFRLEAVVREITGYRYVMPAHQGRGAEQVAIPEMIAHPGMVFLSNTHFDTTRAHVEIAGARAIDTALDACFDTARYHPFKGNFDLVKLEAEILAHGAKNVAGVIMTVTNNAVGGQPVSLENMRAVCDLCRRHGIRTIIDGARYAENAYFIKTREPGYENVPIRTIAREMFDCADVFLMSSKKDGLVNIGGLIAIKDDADLFRRCQTRIVPMEGFPTYGGLAGRDMDALAVGLNEALEEDYLRYRIDEVRYLGDRLLAAGVPIQVPTGGHAVFVDCGKLCPQIPFEEYPALAVTNELYLEGGVRAVEIGSLLLGRDPDSGKNRRAELELMRLTIPRRTYTFQHLDYVADCLIEVAKRASSLKGVAFTYESPVLRHFTSRFRPVV, from the coding sequence ATGGACAGCAGATATGCGCTTCCCCCCTATCGCATCAAGATGATCGAACCGATCCGCCAAACGACGCGTGAAGAACGGGTCCGCAAGTTGGCGGAAGCGGGATACAACGTGTTCCAGCTGCGAAGCGAGGACGTCTTCATCGACCTTCTCACCGATTCCGGAACCGGCGCGATGAGCCATTTCCAATGGGCGGCCCTGATGATCGGCGACGAGGCCTATGCCGGATCCGCGAGTTTCTTCCGGCTCGAAGCCGTCGTCCGCGAGATCACCGGGTACCGATACGTCATGCCGGCCCACCAGGGACGCGGTGCCGAGCAGGTCGCGATTCCCGAAATGATCGCCCACCCCGGGATGGTCTTCCTCTCGAACACGCACTTCGATACGACCCGGGCCCATGTCGAGATCGCCGGAGCGAGGGCGATCGACACCGCCCTCGACGCCTGTTTCGATACGGCCCGCTATCATCCGTTCAAGGGAAACTTCGACCTCGTGAAACTGGAGGCGGAGATCCTCGCGCATGGCGCGAAGAACGTCGCCGGCGTCATCATGACGGTCACGAACAACGCCGTCGGGGGTCAACCGGTCTCGCTCGAGAACATGCGCGCCGTCTGCGACCTCTGCCGGCGGCACGGCATCCGCACGATCATCGACGGCGCCCGCTATGCGGAGAACGCCTATTTCATCAAGACCCGCGAACCCGGCTACGAGAACGTCCCGATCCGGACGATCGCGCGCGAAATGTTCGACTGCGCCGATGTCTTCCTGATGAGTTCGAAGAAGGACGGACTCGTCAACATCGGCGGCCTCATCGCGATCAAGGACGACGCGGATCTCTTCCGCCGCTGCCAGACGCGGATCGTGCCGATGGAAGGATTCCCGACGTACGGCGGTCTCGCCGGACGCGACATGGACGCCCTCGCCGTCGGCCTGAACGAAGCCCTCGAGGAGGATTATCTCCGCTATCGGATCGACGAGGTCCGCTATCTCGGCGACCGGCTGCTTGCGGCCGGCGTGCCGATCCAGGTGCCGACCGGCGGACACGCCGTGTTCGTCGACTGCGGAAAACTCTGTCCGCAGATCCCGTTCGAAGAGTATCCGGCGCTCGCGGTCACCAACGAACTCTATCTCGAAGGCGGCGTCCGCGCCGTCGAGATCGGGTCGCTCCTGCTCGGGCGCGATCCCGATTCCGGGAAGAACCGCCGGGCGGAGCTCGAGCTGATGCGACTCACGATTCCCCGCCGGACCTATACGTTCCAGCATCTCGATTACGTGGCCGACTGCCTGATCGAGGTTGCGAAACGGGCTTCCTCCCTCAAAGGCGTCGCGTTCACCTACGAATCCCCCGTACTGCGTCATTTCACCTCCCGGTTCCGTCCGGTGGTGTGA